TCTAACATTGTTGTACCTGCTTCTTTTGGGATTACCAGTAATTTTAGTATTAAATAAGCAATTATACAGGTATAGATTTGAATCCCAATTGCATTCTCATTTTTGGCAATCAGTCTATTCAGCTTTAAGTGCATTTTTAAGAATTTCCATAAAAATTCTATTTGCCATCTTTTTTTATAAATTTCTGCTATTTTTTCATCACTAACTCCTTCTATTTCTTTACTTTCTATAGGTAAATTTGTAACCAATCTAAACTCTGAATTATCATGGGTGAATATTACCACTCTACTCTCTATTTTATTCTTTCCAGTTCCAACCATATAGTTATCATTGGCTAATTTTTCTAGCTTTATATTATTCTTTATTCTTAATACATGATATTTGTTATTCTCCTTTTGTAATCTCTTGATTCTCTGTAAGTCACAAAATCCTCTATCCATTACTGCTACTCCATTTTCTGGAGTCTCTTCTATTGTTTCATTCCCATATTTATTATCATGACCTTGTCCAAAGTGAATTACTATTCCCCCCGGAATCCCTGTTGATAAGTTAATCCCACTGAATACTTTTACCTGATGAAATCCAAGGTTCCACATCAACTTACTAGTTATGCTGACAATGGTTGAATCGAGAGGAAATATTTCTAATTCTCCCTGCTTAATTTCCTTCCTTTTCGACAATTCCTTTTTTAAGGAAAATATTATTTCTCTAAAAACTCCCACATCCCTTTTTTTGCTTGCCTTTGAGAATGTAGATATATCGACTGTCTCTCCTCGTAAGTTCAGTCTTTTAAACATACTCCTCATGCTTGTCTGGCTCTGGTCTAACATTAATCCTAACCAGATACTCACAAACTTAAATGTGTCTAATACTGGGTAGTCATCTTTAGGAAAATTAGATAGATAAGTTTTGACAATATGTCCAAAATTTGATATCATCGCTTCAATTATTCTAATATTTCTGCCCTTTATTCTATCATTTTAAAGGGCTTTTTTTCTCTTTATAACTATCGTTCAACACTTCTGCTTTTGATTAAGTTTTAACTGTCTTTATCGGTTGCGGAGATCAAGAAATTTTAGGGAGCCACCCCCCGTTGTTTCAATAGAGCCTGTCTTTTCTTACGGGCAATTTCCTGGAGATCAATATTCTTATCAGTTTCATCAACAATTTCCCCGGTTAAAACTTCAACCACGTCTTCTAGGGTTATCACACCGGCAACGCCGCCATACTCATCAATAACCACCATTAAATGTTCCCGTTTTTCCTGAAATTGCTTTAGAAGTTTATCGGCTCTCATGCCTTCTGGAACAAATTGGGCTGGTCGAGCTAATTCTGCGATGGTTTTATAGCCTTCTCCTTGGATTAAAGCAGTGAGTAAATCCTGTTTGAGGGCAATGCCCAAGACTTCATCAATGTATTCATCAACAATTAAAATACGAGTATGTTGGGATTGGATAATATCTTGTTGGCATTCCGCTAAAGTTAATTCTCCCAAAAGATAGGTGATAATCACCCTGGGGGTCATCAAATCCACTGCCATCAAATCATTAAGCTGGAAAACCCGCTGAATCATTTGTTCTTCGTCTCCTTCGATTACCCCTTCTTTGTAACCGAGGGTAGCTAGAAACTTAATTTCTGCTTCGTTGGTGCTGGGTACTCTTTTGCCGTGGGTGAAGGGATTGGTAATTTGTTCAATCAACCACACTAAAGGAGTAAAAATTAAGGTTAAAAATCTTACTGGTATGGCAATCAAAAGGGCAATGTTAGTGGCATATCTTTCCCCCAGAGTCTTAGGAATAATTTCGCCAAAAACAATAATTAGCAAGGTTAAAATTCCAGAAAAAACTCCCATCCAAGCATCTTGTAGATGTTTAGTTGCTAAGGCTCCAATGGTGATACTACCCACAATATTAAAAATGTTGTTGAGCACCACAATGGTGCCAATGGGGCGATTCATCCTATGGCGAATAGCTTGGAGGGCAATGGCGGAGGGATTATTGGACTGGGATAACTGCCGTACTTTTACCAAGGGCACAGAAAATAGGGCCGCCTCTGCACAGGAACAAATGCCAGAGCCTAACAAAACAATGAAAATGGCCGCTACAATTTCCAGCATAAAATTCCGAAACCAACTTACCAAGATTATAGACCATGGCTATTTTCCCCTAGACTGGAGGGCTAGGAACAAACTTGTCACAAATTCCGCAATTCTTTTTTGCCATGGCTGACCCCACCAAAATCATTGTTATTGATGATGACCCCACCGGCTCCCAAACGGTTCACAGTTGCCTGTTGCTGATGCAGTGGGACGTGGAAACTCTGCGGCAAGGTCTACGGGATGAAAGTCCGATCTTTTTTATTCTCAGCAACACCAGGGCCTTACCCCCAACTCAGGCGGAACAGGTAGTGATGGAAATTTGCCAGAATTTAAAACTAGCCCTAGCAACGGAAGCGGTCGATCACTACTTGGTTGTAAGTCGTTCTGATTCCACTCTGCGGGGCCATTACCCCTTGGAAACCGATGTGATCAACCGGGAGTTGGGACCGTTTGATGCCCATTTTCTGGTGCCAGCCTTTTTTGAAGGGGGCAGGGTAACCAAGGACAGTGTCCATTACCTGATTGTGGATGGTGAATTGGTGCCCGTGGCGGCAACGGAATTTGCCCAGGATTCGGTGTTTGGCTACCACCATAGTTATTTGCCTGATTATGTGGCAGAAAAAACCCAAGGCAAGATTGGGGCGGCCCAGGTGGAACGCATCACCCTAGGGGATCTTAGTGAGGCCAATAATGCTTTAGGCGATCGCCTGATGGATTTTAACCATAACCAGTGTGTGGTGGTGGACGGAGAAACCCAAAAAGATTTTGATCGCCTGGCGGCAAGTATGCTCATAGCTAGTGGCCAGGGCAAACATTTTCTGTTGCGGAGTGCGGCCAGTATTCTCACATCCCTAGCTAATTTGGGGCCCCAACCAGTGGCTCCGGTGGCCATGGCCAGCTATAAACCCACCAACCAACCAGGAATAATTTTGGTGGGCTCCCATGTGCAAAAAACCACCGAACAATTGATGACATTGCTCAAGGATCAAACGGTGCAGGGCATTGAAATTCCAGTGCAACAATTGCGGGATCATCCCGATAGTCCAGCCGAAATTATTGTCAATGCTTTGACGGCGGTGAACGAAATTCGCGCCGAGGGAAAAACACCGGTAATTTACACCAGTCGAGGGGAATTAAGTTTTGCCTCAGTGCAGGCACGGTTAGACTTTGGCGTTACCCTGTCCCAACTGTTGATGAAAATTGTCCAACAATTACCCCAGGACATCAGCTTTTTGATCAGCAAAGGAGGTATTACTTCCAATGACGTGCTGAGCGTGGGATTACAGTTAACTTCTGTACGGTTGTTGGGGCAAATTATTCCCGGTTGTTCCCTAGTGAGAACGGATGAGGATCATCCCCGTTTTCCCCTTTTGCCGGTGGTTTTATTTCCCGGTAACGTAGGCAATGCTCGGGGTTTAGCCACAGTTTATGAACGTTTGTCCGACAAGCCTAATTCTTGATCAATTTTTTACTAATTCATCCCAATTATCGTCGTTGATTTGCTGACTGGTTGACTTGCTTGAACAGGGGGAAATTGATTGTTAACTAGACTTTTTCGGTCGGCGATCGCCAGCAACTAAGTAACTCCTTTGTCCATTTCTCACAGACCATATTACAGCTATGACCATTGGCATTTGGATATTGGGAGATCAACTTTGGTCGGGGCAGACGGCCTTAAAAAGCCATCAAGGCGATCGCTCACAGGTCCCCGTTCTCCTGATCGAGTCGGCGGAATTTGCCCGTCAACGACCCTACCATCGCCAAAAATTAGTGTTGGTTTGGTCCGCCATGCGCCACTTTGCTGAAGATTTGAGGGCCGAGGGCTGGTCCGTTACCTATGAAATTGCCGCAGATTTCCTCACTCCCCTACACCATTGGCTTAAAACCCAGGGCGTTAGTCACCTCCAAGTCATGGCCCCTGGCGATCGCCCCTTTGAAGCTTGGTTAAAATCTTTGACTCTGCCCTGTGAACTAACCCTATTACCCAACAATCATTTTCTCTGGTCTAGGGAGGATTTTTCCGCCTGGGCTGGCGATCGTAAGCGCCTATTACTGGAAGATTTTTACCGTGCAGGGCGCAAACGTTGGCAAATTTTGATGGTGGATGATCAACCTGTGGGGGGCCGCTGGAATTTTGACCAGGATAATCGCAAGCCCGCCAAAAAGAACCTTTCTCCCCCCAAGCCCCTTTCTTTTCCCCCCGATGACATTACCCAACAGGTTATCGAACGGATAGAACAATTAAATTTACCTGGTTATGGGCAATTATCTGGCTTTCAATGGGGAGTTAGCCGTCAAGACGCCCTGCAAGGGCTGAAATATTTTGTTGATGTTGGTTTAAGTCAATTTGGCACCTACCAAGATGCCATGGTAATGGGGCAGAAAACCCTCTGGCACAGTCTGATTTCCCCCTATTTAAATTTAGGATTGTTGACCCCATTAGAAGTTATTGAAGCAGCTACTAACGCCTTTGCCACCCAAGACATTTCTTTAAACAATGTGGAGGGATTTATTCGTCAGGTTTTGGGCTGGCGGGAATATATGCAGGGCATTTATCAATGGGTAGATGAAGATTACGGGCAGGGTAATTGGTTTAACCATGAC
The genomic region above belongs to Synechocystis sp. PCC 6803 substr. PCC-P and contains:
- a CDS encoding hemolysin family protein, producing the protein MLEIVAAIFIVLLGSGICSCAEAALFSVPLVKVRQLSQSNNPSAIALQAIRHRMNRPIGTIVVLNNIFNIVGSITIGALATKHLQDAWMGVFSGILTLLIIVFGEIIPKTLGERYATNIALLIAIPVRFLTLIFTPLVWLIEQITNPFTHGKRVPSTNEAEIKFLATLGYKEGVIEGDEEQMIQRVFQLNDLMAVDLMTPRVIITYLLGELTLAECQQDIIQSQHTRILIVDEYIDEVLGIALKQDLLTALIQGEGYKTIAELARPAQFVPEGMRADKLLKQFQEKREHLMVVIDEYGGVAGVITLEDVVEVLTGEIVDETDKNIDLQEIARKKRQALLKQRGVAP
- a CDS encoding cryptochrome/photolyase family protein; this translates as MTIGIWILGDQLWSGQTALKSHQGDRSQVPVLLIESAEFARQRPYHRQKLVLVWSAMRHFAEDLRAEGWSVTYEIAADFLTPLHHWLKTQGVSHLQVMAPGDRPFEAWLKSLTLPCELTLLPNNHFLWSREDFSAWAGDRKRLLLEDFYRAGRKRWQILMVDDQPVGGRWNFDQDNRKPAKKNLSPPKPLSFPPDDITQQVIERIEQLNLPGYGQLSGFQWGVSRQDALQGLKYFVDVGLSQFGTYQDAMVMGQKTLWHSLISPYLNLGLLTPLEVIEAATNAFATQDISLNNVEGFIRQVLGWREYMQGIYQWVDEDYGQGNWFNHDFPLPEFYWQSSHTKMNCLATVLNQVEETGYAHHIQRLMVLSNFALIVGVNPQKLQDWFHAAFIDAYDWVMQTNVLGMGQFADGGILASKPYASSANYINKMSDYCQQCSYNHKARTGKDACPFNYFYWDFLARHQEKLQHTGRMGLILANLKRIEPTEMSAMQTLAENWRQAHLNS
- a CDS encoding four-carbon acid sugar kinase family protein; the encoded protein is MADPTKIIVIDDDPTGSQTVHSCLLLMQWDVETLRQGLRDESPIFFILSNTRALPPTQAEQVVMEICQNLKLALATEAVDHYLVVSRSDSTLRGHYPLETDVINRELGPFDAHFLVPAFFEGGRVTKDSVHYLIVDGELVPVAATEFAQDSVFGYHHSYLPDYVAEKTQGKIGAAQVERITLGDLSEANNALGDRLMDFNHNQCVVVDGETQKDFDRLAASMLIASGQGKHFLLRSAASILTSLANLGPQPVAPVAMASYKPTNQPGIILVGSHVQKTTEQLMTLLKDQTVQGIEIPVQQLRDHPDSPAEIIVNALTAVNEIRAEGKTPVIYTSRGELSFASVQARLDFGVTLSQLLMKIVQQLPQDISFLISKGGITSNDVLSVGLQLTSVRLLGQIIPGCSLVRTDEDHPRFPLLPVVLFPGNVGNARGLATVYERLSDKPNS
- a CDS encoding IS4-like element IS4Sa family transposase, with amino-acid sequence MISNFGHIVKTYLSNFPKDDYPVLDTFKFVSIWLGLMLDQSQTSMRSMFKRLNLRGETVDISTFSKASKKRDVGVFREIIFSLKKELSKRKEIKQGELEIFPLDSTIVSITSKLMWNLGFHQVKVFSGINLSTGIPGGIVIHFGQGHDNKYGNETIEETPENGVAVMDRGFCDLQRIKRLQKENNKYHVLRIKNNIKLEKLANDNYMVGTGKNKIESRVVIFTHDNSEFRLVTNLPIESKEIEGVSDEKIAEIYKKRWQIEFLWKFLKMHLKLNRLIAKNENAIGIQIYTCIIAYLILKLLVIPKEAGTTMLDKLRYLQAFMCEKISYVHWLRELALR